ttgttttaccTGTGATATCTGTTGAATAAAACTGCACTTGTTAATCTCCcacttaaaacttttattatagatattttgttatatgtattatcACAAATCCTGGTAGACTTTAAAAACACAATCACGCAACTGACAATTCTTACTGTATTTCCTTGATTATTGATTTCtcatataaacataatttacacaataaaacaCAATCTGCGACTTGACTTAGGTATAAACTCTTACATCGCACTCACAATACACAATTAAGTTTATTGCATATTATTTGGATGGCTTTTTAATTATCTAAACCGCCCTTGTCTTCAGACATCATTAATCTcatgaaattatatacaaagttGACTAACATTACTTTACaatacatgtttttgtttagacTGACACAGCTCTTGCATGCATCTTTTGTTTATGATGAACAAAATCAAGCATTTCATGATTGTCCTTCGCACTATGAATGCTTCCCAACAAGGATACTTTGCTCATTTATATGATAATGGTTACTGCGGGAGTATCTACCAGTACTaaagtatgaaaatataagATAAAGCACCTCGATTGGACAATGGTATGTATCAAAGATATTAACAACATGATATGACGCGCAACACGGCCGCCGAGGTTCCATCGGCCGGGGCCGGCGCGTCGCCGCAGACCTCCCCACTGGAGGCGACCGGCCGTCGAGCCGAGACGGACGGAATCCCGCCTCGCCCTTGCAGTCTTACGAGAAATAAATGCCACATTACACTCTAAATATTAAAGCACTGTACAACAACAATAAGGTTTCTTTTCCTTTTCAGGACTAACGTTCATTTCGCGCACTATTTCTGCAAACATTTCATTGACATTAGTGCGGCTTTTGGCAGAGGCCTCCACAAACGGGCAGCCCCACATCTGCGCCAGCGCCGCGCCCTCCGCCGCTGACACTTCGCGTTGGTGATCTAAGTCCGCTTTGTTGCCTACTAGGAGGATGGGCACGCGTTCTGATCCTTTTACACGTGTTATCAATTCCTTCATAGGCTTGATGTCTTGAAACGTCTGGTGATTCGTTAATGAATATACTACAACGAAACCTTGgccattttttatgtacaaatcTCGCATCGAAGCAAATTGCTCCGTACCTGCAGTATccaatatttctaaaacacATGGTGAATTGTCCACTTCTATttcttttctataaaaatccTCTATCGTTGGGTCATATTTCTCCATGAAACATCCGGACACAAATTGCACAGTCAAAGCACTCTTCCCGACCCCACCCGAACCCAGGACAACCACTTTAAATTCGCgcattattatgtttgttctTCACACTAGCCAGTcttcctcacgacgttttaAACGTATACTCACTGCGTgctataaaaatgtcattgcTATGTCGGTTTATGACTCACTCGGATGTGATCACTGAGCAACGTCCACATACACCAATCTAATTGATAAACAGCGACGCCATTTTAGATGATTAGATGGCAAAACAATTCCGATTGCATCGCGGTCGCGGTGCTAGTCACTTTAAACTACAAACACGGAAGCAAACATTTACTAAACTGACTTGCTCCCTGCTGATGTCGGTCGGTAGCAGCAGCAGGTTGGTCAATGCACTTTATTGCAATGGTTTGATTTGATTGGTGAATGACTGCCGGATGTCAGTATTGCCATTAAAGAGTCTTAATTTACCCtaagaattattaaatatatagaaagacaaagaaaaataatgaacaaaatgtACCTAGTCAAAGATTAGACTCATcccgttttttttattaaaacgttCAAACACACTTTAagctaaaaaatgttttatcactGTCGTCTAGTAtacttgataaaatttgacattaacaGAATGAGACTTAGCGCAGATGGCACTACTGGTACAATTAGGGttaaacaaacattgccaGTGGAGGCAAAAAGGGCCAATTGAAGATCAAAAAATGTTAGTCGTAAGACTAAAATACCTTCttcgcaatcgtggtgcgagtttaaaagaAAGGGATTTAGTGGATTGTTGAATAGGCTTCAGAACacaaagtattaaatataagaCGAATTTGCTAAGTGATTCAAGTCTATGTAAAATACAGtacctttaaaattattgaatactaTTGATATCACATTTGATATCGCtctaggtacttacttacttatgggattgggatatgtatataatatttgacctccacttcttcaacataatcaattaaccacttccacccaaaaactattcaaatcaaaaatataaacacaaaaaaccgTCTAGAGGGTTAACTTCATATACGGCGACacatattattagatttttagtTTCATGTTTAGCATCTCTTTGTCTCCTTTGAGTACACTTTTAAGACTTCAGTTTTAGACCATGAGTAAACTGAAGGGCGGTTAACtggtcctgaaaataataataccatTTTAgattatgttctgcattatttggtcaactgtggtgataaactgatataattgatacaatttatatgatcataaaagcttgtcgcgaggtttacttgtgtaaataaactagtatctatataaataattagtacttttcttttctttttggagcatttatataaaagctttttttaaagcttttttataattttcaattgttGAAATACCAAAATTGAATTTACCgaattataagtattaatcATTAGTACGGCAACATTTTACCGGAATTTACATCTGATACCAAcattaagatatattttaaaaatccataGACAGACCTATACCtataccatggatttagtaagtaggtaggtgtacttcgtacaacggagtaggtacctacctacttttctTCACTTGCTTGACTGTAGCTCTTCATGGGTCCGACGACCGATgactatagaaaaaaaaaaactcatcactacctacatatttcatttcgtctcttctatttaaaaaattaaaatgtcatttttgaattttgttttttgttggTGTCAGTCAGGTGTCTGTCAGTACTGTCAGTCAATGTATATAATACCTAGCTGTTTTCCATTTTCGGTTTCTGCTTCGGCGATGTTCAATCTTGTCCATATTATctacctaggtacttattaagtaaatacaaatagtatttcctacatttgtttttatatagagGTAGAAGAGATGTCATTAAAAATCTAGTCAAATAGAAATCTACGCAGTCGATTACTTGGACGGTCGGTACTTGGAGAACTGAAAAGGTAATATCTGCTACAAGCTTTACAATTCTGTTGTGGAGATTGCTCTAAACCAAAGTGCCTCAGCTCAAACACTACATCCGTGTCATCTCTGTGCACTATTCTTGTCCTGGCATTCATTGTATTCCAATTCTATTCTTAGTTCTCTATTCATAATGGATCTATGGTAGGTAATTGGTGTATCATACGagaacttataataaaatttaggaAATGCCCAAGTTCTGTCACAAATGTTCTTTTATCTTATGAAAGTTTAGATGCGTATACTTCATTCTATTATCatatttccatatattttgtaacttttaaaatttcataggTTGTGCTTGTAACTTGTAACCTCTGAACTTGTTTGACAAAGATAAAGGATCTTTGTTGATAACAGTACTCAAGTTGTGTGAGCATCATCAAGGACCTACAGCTGCTCATTATATTACACTAAATAACATGAAATGTACAGTGTACTTATATGAtgaactataatatttaatatatttttaaatataataatatattttttgaatgatTGACCCTTGTAACCAGAGATAAAGTTCTATGTTATATCTATGATCTCTACTTTTTATTCACAAGGTCAATTTGAAGTACCTATGAATGTGCacaatgataattattttttattttggtatcaCTGCCTAAAGCCCAGTGAGTGTTTGATGATACATTAATGAGGAACTAaacttttttctgtttttggattgttatgattgtaattttaactatatgtGAAAACAACctcagtaaataaaatcaaaattatcaaaaccAATTTTTTCACACAATTGCCACAGGAAATCAAGATGTCACACAAACCATATAGCCCAAATTTTCCACAAAGCCAAGGCTATGCTCCTCCTCAAGAGGGTGGAAAAGAAGAGAGCTACCCATTAAATCCACAAGGGGGTTATCCTGGACCTCCACCAGTTGCTCAGCTGGGTATGCAGCCAGGATTCCAACCTGGATTTCAGCCCGGGTTCCAACCAGGCTTCCAACCAGGATTTGCACCGGGTTACCCACAGCCACAGGGATATCCTCACCCACAACAAGGATATCCAGCCCCTGTAGTACAACAACCCGCTGCAGCTGCAGGTAATTGTGAAGACTAACCATAAATCTTGAATTTAACATCTTCAATATTGCCTTATGGCACCTTCCTAGATTTCTATCATGGAAGCAAATAACGATTAATACTAAGGTTGTGTTACTCTATAGCCTCATGACTGGGTGCCATtacactaaaataatattgtcaatagctattttgtattttaacttTCATAAGCAGTAAGAagttagtgtttattaaaaaatactaaaactaCCAAGTGCTaccaagtaaataaatacactgaaaataaactgaaaatgttTGGTAGCCCCTGATTTAAGGGTGCATAAGTAGTTTAGGGTGGTCAAAAATGATCAGTTGCAGCAAAGTTTTCATACACCTTGatgctatttatatataattggaGATTACAAAACTATTACTGAAAATTGGGAATGGCCTACTGAAATTGTCTAGCCAAATCTCACTGCACCTATTAGTTGAATTCATAGTTCATTATTCATTagaattgtataattttcacaATTGTCTACTCTATCCTTATCACTATAATACTAGagtataacattttatgcaactactatatatacagg
This DNA window, taken from Plodia interpunctella isolate USDA-ARS_2022_Savannah chromosome 2, ilPloInte3.2, whole genome shotgun sequence, encodes the following:
- the Rap2l gene encoding ras-related protein Rap-2c codes for the protein MREFKVVVLGSGGVGKSALTVQFVSGCFMEKYDPTIEDFYRKEIEVDNSPCVLEILDTAGTEQFASMRDLYIKNGQGFVVVYSLTNHQTFQDIKPMKELITRVKGSERVPILLVGNKADLDHQREVSAAEGAALAQMWGCPFVEASAKSRTNVNEMFAEIVREMNVSPEKEKKPYCCCTVL